A window from Primulina huaijiensis isolate GDHJ02 chromosome 11, ASM1229523v2, whole genome shotgun sequence encodes these proteins:
- the LOC140987374 gene encoding uncharacterized protein: MHILEKKGEEMKRNSCLARVTAGVAVGGAIGGAVGAVYGTYEAVRYKVPGLLKIRYIGQTTLGSAAVFGLFLGAGSLIHCGKSY, from the exons ATGCATATTTTAGAGAAAAAAGGTGAAGAGATGAAGAGGAATAGCTGTCTAGCGCGGGTCACGGCGGGCGTTGCTGTTGGTGGAGCTATCGGCGGCGCTGTTG GTGCTGTTTATGGAACTTACGAGGCTGTTAGATACAAG GTTCCAGGTCTTCTAAAAATAAGATACATTGGACAAACAACGCTGGGCAGTGCTGCTGTTTTTGGTCTTTTCTTAGGAGCTGGAAGCTTAATACACTGCGGGAAATCTTACTAG
- the LOC140987789 gene encoding uncharacterized protein: MGLSTNQKITAAMWMLAYCTPADAADEYIKIGESTTIQCLQRFCRDIVEVFAERSLRSPTSIDIDRLLRIGEKRGFLGMLGSLDCMHWSLKNCPTAWAGQYAGRSGSPTIILEAVADYDIWIWHAFFGMPESNNDINVLEASNLFSNLAQGIAPPANYISGGKEYHQEYYLADARAWQKKHLQDIMTACIIMHNMIIEDERDLDTPIQDALEEPTPNVEMVTDQNIRFQEFLACPNTTAEMVDRVKKMLTISVV; the protein is encoded by the exons ATGGGACTCTCTACTAATCAAAAAATTACTGCTGCAATGTGGATGTTGGCATACTGTACACCAGCGGATGCTGCTGATGAATATATTAAGATAGGAGAATCAACTACAATTCAATGCCTTCAACGTTTTTGTCGGGATATTGTAGAGGTGTTTGCAGAGCGATCCCTAAGGTCACCTACCTCCATTGATATTGATAGACTACTGCGTATTGGTGAAAAACGTGGATTTCTTGGAATGTTGGGAAGCTTGGACTGTATGCATTGGAGTTTGAAAAATTGCCCAACAGCATGGGCAGGACAATACGCGGGTCGTAGTGGTTCTCCGACCATTATTTTGGAAGCGGTTGCTGATTATGATATTTGGATATGGCATGCATTTTTTGGTATGCCAGAGTCTAACAATGACATCAATGTTCTCGAGGCATCCAATCTTTTTTCAAATCTTGCTCAAGGTATCGCTCCTCCAGCAAATTACATTAGTGGTGGAAAAGAGTATCATCAAGAATATTACTTAGCCGACG CACGTGCTTGGCAGAAGAAACACTTGCAAGATATAATGACTGCATGCATTATAATGCACAATATGATTATCGAAGATGAGCGTGACTTGGATACACCAATCCAAGATGCGTTGGAAGAACCAACTCCAAATGTGGAAATGGTTACGGATCAAAATATaagatttcaagaatttcttgCTTG CCCAAACACTACAGCCGAAATGGTGGATAGGGTGAAAAAGATGTTGACTATATCAGTTGTTTAG
- the LOC140988094 gene encoding folate-binding protein 1-like: MELKKNMKLSVNVFLLLAIINFMLLDAYGKTSEVCISQGGRFPKFANEGKPPKKASKGHKDMTLCRVFRKRSCCDVAQTHPALLSIRRLASSGEATQDCLQLWEFLECSICDPLVGVQHGPPCICISFCNRVYEACSTAYFSMDVKTQVLAPCGSGDFVCGKASEWVSNGTELCHASGFSVSSFDDPEETSCYGGRGGLDYITNSWKTSRSQVLHGDQSTGVLEYLRQWMTNMPVNERVSWAIGGMVLTAGILFASKRKSHNQRQKQIAVQRRAKKLGTKINYVSPVSQENRGGTGR, from the exons ATGGAGTTGAAGAAGAATATGAAGCTCAGTGTCAATGTCTTCTTATTGCTCGCAATCATCAATTTTATGTTACTGGATGCATATG GTAAAACCAGTGAAGTTTGCATTTCTCAGGGTGGTCGGTTTCCCAAATTTGCAAATGAGGGTAAACCACCAAAAAAAGCAAGCAAGGGCCATAAGGATATGACTCTCTGCCGGGTTTTTCGCAAAAGGAGTTGCTGTGATGTAGCACAGACTCATCCTGCTTTATTATCCATTAGGAGGCTTGCTTCATCTGGGGAAGCAACCCAAGATTGCTTGCAATTATGGGAATTCTTGGAATGTTCTATCTGTGATCCTCTGGTTGGTGTTCAGCATGGACCTCCTTGTATTTGTATTTCTTTTTGCAATAGAGTTTATGAAGCATGCTCAACTGCATACTTTTCTATGGATGTAAAGACACAG GTCTTAGCACCATGTGGATCAGGCGACTTTGTTTGTGGTAAAGCTTCTGAATGGGTTTCTAATGGAACAGAGCTCTGCCATGCCTCAGGTTTCTCGGTCAGTTCATTTGATGATCCTGAAGAAACATCATGCTACGGTGGGAGGGGTGGTCTGGATTATATTACTAATTCGTGGAAGACTTCACGTTCCCAAGTTTTACACGGAGATCAAAGTACTGGGGTCCTAGAATATTTGAGGCAGTGGATGACTAATATGCCGGTTAATGAAAGAGTTTCTTGGGCTATTGGCGGGATGGTTCTTACAGCCGGAATTTTATTTGCAAG TAAAAGGAAGAGCCACAATCAACGTCAGAAGCAAATAGCTGTTCAACGAAGGGCAAAGAAACTGGGAACAAAGATAAATTATGTGTCTCCCGTTAGTCAAGAAAACAGAGGAGGAACTGGAAGATGA
- the LOC140988095 gene encoding pectinesterase inhibitor 9-like, whose amino-acid sequence MKILSLAFLVSLLVLHALSVVASAVFSAASSPSTAPNATDFIRTSCNTTRYPERCCNTLAGYSDAVHQDPALLARASIFVSFFKTRSIALYVGNLSLESGASTSREGDNPRASAAVRDCFTLLSDAVDQLRGSLRQMVVLNGSSEEMKYGMINVRTKMSAALTNDDTCTDGFEEMGDDPPVKADVCHRMVEVKEVTSNALALVNNFVKKMWPTIV is encoded by the coding sequence atgaaaatccTAAGCCTAGCTTTTCTAGTCTCCCTCCTCGTCCTCCACGCCCTATCGGTGGTGGCTTCGGCCGTCTTTTCTGCAGCTTCGAGTCCCTCCACGGCACCTAATGCCACAGATTTCATCCGCACGAGCTGCAACACCACACGATACCCAGAGCGCTGCTGCAACACTCTAGCTGGCTATTCCGACGCGGTACATCAAGACCCAGCTTTATTAGCCCGTGCATCCATCTTCGTGAGCTTCTTCAAGACCAGAAGCATAGCTCTCTACGTCGGCAATCTCTCCCTTGAATCCGGAGCCAGTACATCCAGAGAAGGAGATAACCCTCGTGCTTCGGCTGCCGTTCGTGACTGCTTCACGCTTCTGAGCGATGCTGTGGATCAATTACGTGGTTCTCTCCGACAGATGGTTGTCCTGAATGGCAGCAGCGAGGAGATGAAGTACGGGATGATCAATGTAAGAACAAAGATGAGCGCGGCACTGACGAATGATGATACTTGTACCGATGGTTTCGAAGAGATGGGCGACGATCCGCCGGTGAAAGCCGACGTCTGTCATCGGATGGTGGAAGTGAAGGAGGTGACTAGCAATGCATTGGCACTGGTGaataattttgtgaaaaagATGTGGCCTACTATAGTTTGA